A window of Paenibacillus sp. 19GGS1-52 contains these coding sequences:
- a CDS encoding DUF1292 domain-containing protein, which produces MTNEQIGQEEEPEIIYIPDEDGNEEEFEVIMKFEVDGSDAKYMMVVPLDSEDEETDEVYAFRYEEEGDDLQLFMIDNDEEWAIVEETFNTLVDELDGEEDND; this is translated from the coding sequence ATGACAAACGAGCAGATTGGCCAAGAGGAAGAACCGGAGATCATCTATATTCCTGATGAGGATGGTAATGAAGAGGAATTCGAAGTCATCATGAAATTTGAGGTTGATGGTTCGGATGCCAAATATATGATGGTGGTTCCACTGGATTCCGAAGACGAGGAAACGGATGAGGTTTATGCGTTCCGTTATGAGGAAGAAGGTGACGATCTGCAGCTGTTTATGATCGATAACGACGAGGAGTGGGCGATCGTCGAAGAGACGTTCAACACACTGGTAGACGAGCTGGATGGAGAAGAGGATAATGACTGA
- a CDS encoding IreB family regulatory phosphoprotein, translated as MDSMDKTVKFNVKGDEKEASPQEILLAVYDALVEKEYHPINQIVGYLLSGDPAYIPRHNNARSLVRRKERDELIEELVRFYLANHRVDNTK; from the coding sequence ATGGACTCCATGGACAAAACAGTCAAATTCAATGTGAAGGGCGATGAAAAGGAAGCTTCTCCCCAGGAAATACTGCTTGCCGTATACGATGCACTGGTGGAGAAAGAGTACCATCCGATCAATCAGATCGTAGGGTATCTTCTTTCCGGAGATCCGGCTTACATTCCGCGCCACAACAATGCGAGAAGTTTGGTCCGGAGAAAAGAACGTGATGAGCTGATTGAAGAATTGGTCCGTTTCTATCTTGCCAATCATCGGGTGGATAACACCAAATGA
- a CDS encoding alpha-amylase family glycosyl hydrolase, with protein MLRKKTRSLVSWLIIFALCFSLFGLSGGASASNTDYTVTYTNSTAAAVTLHWSTNNWTNTTDTSMSKNGTTYTANINVQEGATLIYCFHITSPTDSWDSNGGKNWTVIIPVAGKYEAEGAALSGGAKISSNHTGYSGTGFVDGYTATGATTTFTVQSSSSAAYNATLHYANATGSAKKVSIYVNGAKVKQTVLANLANWDIWGDQTEALSLLAGNNTVAYKYDADDSGNINIDNVTISAGPTPTATATPTATVTPTPTVTPTPTATVVPTPTPTPTPTPTPTPTPTPTPTPTPTPTSAGLTVHFKKPSSWSSTVRIHYWNLSPTTVPTSGTWPGILMNSDGNDWYSYTIATAAGASIIFNDGSGKQTADLSRSVKEGWYYADNVWYDANPDIPKLPVISVSPVPKTYDSTQTVTLSSSNSGDKIYYTTDGSTPSVSSTLYTLPIQVASSLTLKAFGINSIGQAGSVASFAYVIDLNADLQAPTITANLPVGNSASSVTVSFNLKDNKAATTTAYYTDDGKEPSTSSKVYLSGNVLAGLTGPSILISKTTTLKFLVIDGAGNQTVQSFVYNIGNSGDFREDSIYFVITSRFYDGDPSNNVHAWDDAKAGNPDSDPAWRGDFKGLIQKLDYIKALGFSAIWITPVVQNASGYDYHGYHAINFAKVDPRYESTGASYQELINAAHAKGLKIIQDIVVNHTGNFGEENLFPMFKKDATKADTVSNLIKISTQLPSNYDSMTPDQQYQARLTLMKTAETNNNIYHTEKSLSWESYTVQTGQIAGDCVDLNTENPAVDQYLIDTYNHYIDMGVDAFRVDTVKHVSRYIFNKYFVPAWKTRGGSDFYVFGEVATRYRDVWNSGIPAISTPFYTWKDSKSYPGDGKNDYASNKLSVEQEWADNATTTGQPTSNNAFLNGNIYHAPDYSMKSGMDVIDFPMHWAFKTAQEAFSMRSGDQYYNDATWNVTYVDSHDYAPDQAPENQRFAGTQDTWAENLDLMFTFRGIPAIFYGTEIEFKKGAVIDPGPNAPLSSTGRAYYGDHMEGSVTVQDYGRYTNASGTLAESLNYPLAKHIRQLNLIRRAVPALQKGQYSTENVTGNLAFKRRYTDSAKGIDSFALVTISGNATFTGIPNGTYVDVVTGDTKTVTNGTITLTCSGKGNARVYVLNGSGGIGETGTYLK; from the coding sequence TTGTTACGGAAAAAAACTAGGAGTTTAGTTTCTTGGCTGATTATTTTTGCGCTATGCTTTAGCTTGTTCGGATTATCCGGCGGGGCTTCGGCCAGCAATACCGATTATACAGTCACCTATACAAATTCCACAGCGGCAGCTGTGACTCTGCATTGGTCCACGAATAACTGGACGAATACTACAGACACGTCCATGTCCAAGAACGGGACCACGTATACGGCGAACATCAACGTCCAGGAGGGTGCCACACTAATATATTGTTTTCACATTACTTCTCCAACGGATAGCTGGGATAGCAATGGTGGGAAGAACTGGACGGTCATTATTCCTGTTGCCGGGAAATACGAAGCCGAGGGTGCAGCCTTGTCAGGCGGCGCAAAAATAAGTTCGAATCACACTGGATATTCAGGAACCGGCTTTGTTGATGGATACACAGCTACCGGAGCAACAACAACCTTCACCGTTCAGTCTTCCTCCTCAGCTGCGTATAATGCCACTCTTCATTACGCGAATGCGACTGGCAGTGCCAAGAAAGTTTCCATTTACGTCAATGGAGCAAAGGTAAAACAGACAGTTCTAGCGAACCTGGCAAATTGGGATATATGGGGGGACCAAACAGAAGCTCTCTCCTTACTAGCGGGGAATAATACAGTTGCATACAAATACGATGCAGATGACAGCGGGAATATCAATATCGACAATGTGACCATCTCGGCAGGACCGACACCAACGGCTACCGCTACACCGACAGCTACAGTAACACCAACACCAACAGTGACACCAACGCCGACAGCTACTGTGGTGCCTACTCCAACACCAACACCAACACCAACACCAACACCAACACCAACACCAACACCAACACCAACACCAACACCAACACCAACGTCGGCTGGCTTAACGGTTCACTTTAAGAAACCCTCAAGTTGGAGTTCAACAGTTCGAATCCATTACTGGAATCTGAGTCCGACAACTGTTCCGACAAGTGGCACGTGGCCGGGAATTCTAATGAATTCCGATGGGAACGACTGGTACAGCTATACTATTGCCACAGCCGCGGGTGCAAGCATTATCTTTAATGACGGCAGTGGCAAACAGACGGCTGACTTGTCACGCAGTGTGAAAGAAGGTTGGTACTACGCGGATAACGTATGGTATGATGCCAACCCAGATATTCCCAAACTTCCGGTGATTTCAGTCTCACCTGTGCCCAAAACATACGATTCAACCCAAACAGTGACGCTTTCAAGTAGTAACAGCGGCGATAAAATATACTATACGACCGACGGGTCGACACCTTCGGTATCATCGACCTTGTATACCTTGCCAATACAGGTTGCATCCTCATTGACCCTCAAAGCCTTCGGTATTAACTCCATCGGTCAAGCAGGAAGCGTGGCCTCATTCGCTTATGTGATTGACTTGAATGCAGATCTGCAAGCTCCAACAATCACAGCAAATTTGCCTGTTGGGAATTCCGCGTCTTCGGTTACCGTATCCTTCAATCTGAAAGATAACAAGGCGGCAACGACAACTGCCTACTATACAGATGATGGTAAGGAACCTTCCACTAGCTCTAAAGTTTATCTTTCTGGCAATGTATTGGCTGGCTTGACCGGACCCTCCATTCTCATCTCCAAGACTACGACTTTGAAATTTCTGGTTATAGACGGCGCTGGCAATCAAACTGTACAGAGCTTTGTTTATAACATTGGAAACTCGGGCGATTTCCGGGAAGACAGCATTTACTTCGTTATCACTTCCCGGTTCTATGATGGCGATCCTAGCAACAATGTGCATGCATGGGATGATGCCAAGGCGGGAAACCCGGACTCGGACCCAGCTTGGAGAGGGGATTTTAAGGGGCTGATTCAAAAGCTCGATTACATCAAGGCTCTCGGATTCAGTGCCATCTGGATTACACCTGTTGTGCAGAATGCGAGCGGTTATGATTATCATGGTTACCATGCTATCAATTTTGCCAAAGTAGATCCAAGGTATGAATCGACCGGAGCATCTTATCAGGAATTAATCAACGCAGCACATGCCAAAGGGCTGAAGATTATTCAGGATATCGTCGTTAATCATACCGGTAATTTCGGTGAAGAGAATCTGTTTCCCATGTTCAAAAAAGATGCGACTAAGGCGGACACGGTTAGCAACTTAATCAAAATATCAACTCAACTGCCATCGAACTATGATTCCATGACCCCTGATCAGCAATATCAGGCAAGGCTGACTTTAATGAAGACCGCAGAAACCAATAATAACATTTACCATACCGAAAAAAGTCTTTCATGGGAATCTTATACCGTACAGACAGGACAGATTGCCGGAGATTGTGTGGACTTGAATACGGAAAATCCTGCAGTTGATCAATATTTGATTGACACCTATAACCATTACATTGACATGGGTGTTGATGCTTTTCGTGTCGACACGGTGAAGCATGTAAGCCGATATATTTTCAATAAATACTTTGTTCCGGCCTGGAAGACCAGAGGCGGTTCAGACTTCTATGTCTTTGGTGAGGTGGCTACTCGGTACAGAGATGTCTGGAACAGCGGGATTCCGGCGATTTCGACCCCATTCTATACTTGGAAAGATTCGAAATCATATCCAGGCGACGGGAAAAATGACTACGCTTCCAATAAGTTGTCTGTTGAACAAGAGTGGGCAGATAACGCTACCACAACCGGACAGCCAACTTCGAACAATGCTTTTTTAAATGGCAATATCTATCATGCACCAGACTATTCGATGAAATCGGGTATGGATGTAATTGACTTTCCAATGCACTGGGCATTCAAGACCGCTCAGGAAGCATTCAGTATGAGAAGTGGTGACCAATATTATAACGATGCTACTTGGAATGTAACCTATGTCGACTCTCATGACTATGCACCCGATCAAGCTCCGGAAAATCAAAGATTTGCAGGTACTCAGGATACTTGGGCCGAAAATCTCGATTTGATGTTCACCTTCCGCGGAATACCCGCGATCTTCTATGGTACTGAAATTGAATTCAAAAAAGGGGCAGTCATCGATCCGGGTCCAAACGCACCGCTCAGCTCAACAGGTCGTGCTTACTACGGTGACCACATGGAGGGCAGTGTTACAGTTCAAGATTATGGGAGATATACTAATGCCAGTGGGACACTGGCGGAATCACTGAATTATCCGCTGGCGAAACATATCAGACAACTCAATTTAATCAGAAGAGCGGTTCCGGCTTTGCAAAAAGGCCAGTATTCAACAGAGAATGTAACGGGCAACTTGGCGTTTAAAAGAAGATATACCGACAGTGCCAAAGGCATTGACAGCTTTGCATTGGTTACGATTTCGGGAAACGCAACGTTTACCGGAATTCCAAATGGGACTTATGTGGATGTAGTGACTGGTGATACGAAAACTGTTACAAACGGCACCATTACGCTGACCTGCTCCGGCAAAGGAAACGCAAGGGTATATGTATTGAATGGCAGCGGTGGAATTGGAGAGACAGGAACCTACTTGAAGTAA
- a CDS encoding amidase codes for MSFSYHHYDAVGLAELIKAREVSPRELVEAAFARLDEVNPLLNAVVRTRRIAALKEADHMPVDDSSRPFAGVPFLLKDISQAIGGEPLTSGALLLKDNVAKRDSNFVARIRGGGFIPLGHTNTPEFGLKNITESVLHGPARNPWNPQYSPGGSSGGSAAAVAAGIVPAAGASDGGGSIRIPASFTGLFGLKPTRGRTPVGPGVGRQWQGASIDFALTRSVRDSAALLDLLQIVQPEAAFQTPLYPGVYLDDLYKPADRKLRIGYTITSPVGTPVTEAAAQAVLKTVNWLAAAGHEVEETRNPVNGVRLMENYYTMNAGEVSAMFLSLERMKGRAITAGEVDIVTWVLAEAGKKVSAAEFVHSLNEWDIAAAQMAALFNRYDLYVTPTNADSAPKVGELTQRPEEIEKLLQVSEMSKEAQRQLIYTMFEPSLTYTPFTQLANLTGQPAMSVPVHMTPAGLPIGVQVTASKGREDLLLQLAAQLEQTDLWVGMQGNPLST; via the coding sequence ATGTCCTTTTCTTATCATCATTATGATGCTGTAGGTCTTGCGGAGCTTATCAAAGCGCGTGAAGTCTCTCCGCGCGAGCTTGTGGAAGCCGCATTTGCCCGGCTGGATGAAGTGAATCCACTCCTGAATGCGGTTGTGCGCACTCGCCGCATAGCTGCGCTCAAGGAAGCGGATCACATGCCTGTCGATGATTCATCCCGGCCATTTGCGGGAGTTCCTTTTCTGCTGAAGGATATCTCCCAAGCTATAGGGGGCGAACCGCTGACCTCAGGCGCACTGCTGTTGAAGGACAATGTTGCCAAGCGGGACTCAAACTTTGTAGCTCGTATCCGGGGCGGCGGCTTCATTCCGCTTGGACATACCAATACGCCCGAATTCGGGCTTAAGAACATTACCGAGTCCGTCCTGCATGGACCGGCTCGCAATCCCTGGAATCCTCAATATTCGCCCGGCGGTTCAAGCGGCGGCTCTGCTGCCGCAGTTGCGGCGGGCATCGTTCCGGCGGCGGGGGCAAGTGACGGCGGCGGATCGATCCGTATTCCGGCCTCGTTCACCGGCCTGTTCGGACTTAAGCCAACGCGCGGTCGAACACCGGTAGGACCCGGAGTCGGCCGCCAATGGCAAGGCGCGTCCATCGACTTCGCGCTCACCCGCTCGGTACGCGATAGTGCAGCCCTGCTGGATCTGCTGCAAATTGTACAGCCCGAAGCCGCTTTCCAGACGCCGCTGTATCCTGGCGTATATCTGGACGACCTGTACAAGCCGGCAGATCGAAAGCTGCGGATCGGCTATACGATCACTTCGCCAGTCGGAACACCTGTTACGGAAGCAGCCGCACAGGCTGTACTGAAAACCGTAAACTGGCTCGCTGCCGCAGGACATGAGGTCGAAGAAACGCGGAATCCGGTGAATGGCGTAAGGCTGATGGAAAACTACTATACGATGAATGCTGGCGAAGTCTCCGCGATGTTTCTCTCACTTGAACGGATGAAGGGCCGTGCCATTACTGCCGGGGAAGTTGATATTGTGACCTGGGTTCTTGCTGAAGCCGGCAAAAAGGTCTCGGCCGCAGAGTTCGTACACAGCTTGAATGAATGGGATATCGCTGCCGCCCAAATGGCGGCATTATTCAATCGCTACGATCTGTACGTGACGCCGACCAATGCCGATTCGGCACCTAAAGTTGGCGAGCTTACCCAACGTCCCGAGGAAATCGAGAAGCTACTGCAGGTTAGCGAAATGTCCAAAGAAGCGCAACGACAGCTGATCTATACCATGTTCGAGCCGAGCTTAACCTATACACCCTTCACCCAGCTCGCCAATCTGACCGGTCAGCCAGCCATGAGTGTACCCGTACATATGACGCCAGCAGGACTTCCGATTGGTGTTCAGGTGACGGCTTCGAAAGGCCGCGAAGATCTGCTACTGCAGCTCGCCGCACAGCTGGAACAGACAGATCTGTGGGTAGGTATGCAGGGAAACCCGCTTTCCACATAA
- a CDS encoding helix-turn-helix domain-containing protein has translation MNRFRLGRAKEDLLHTRLSITEISKKYHFSSVHYFSRLFHRQTGQTPREFRLR, from the coding sequence ATGAACCGCTTCCGGCTAGGCCGAGCGAAGGAGGACTTGCTCCATACCCGCCTGAGCATTACGGAGATTTCCAAAAAATATCATTTCAGTTCGGTGCACTACTTTTCGCGTTTATTCCACCGCCAGACCGGCCAGACTCCGCGGGAGTTTCGCTTGCGTTGA
- a CDS encoding DUF1292 domain-containing protein: MTEFSADQVVWSSKLKETYGETVELEDEQGESSVYNIIAEFEIGDRGYAVLGSPGKDIEDEIMHIVFSPDGLPELESIEDDEEWEDISELYDELTFPGDDA; encoded by the coding sequence ATGACTGAATTTTCTGCTGATCAAGTGGTATGGTCGTCCAAGCTCAAAGAAACTTATGGAGAAACAGTAGAACTGGAAGATGAGCAGGGCGAATCTTCCGTTTACAATATTATCGCAGAATTTGAGATCGGTGATCGTGGTTATGCGGTACTGGGAAGCCCCGGAAAAGATATAGAAGATGAGATTATGCATATTGTCTTCTCTCCTGATGGATTGCCGGAGCTCGAAAGTATCGAGGACGATGAAGAGTGGGAAGACATCTCGGAGCTGTACGATGAGCTGACTTTTCCCGGCGATGACGCGTAA
- the ruvX gene encoding Holliday junction resolvase RuvX: MKKLGLDYGDRRIGVATSDIFGWTAQSLEVIERRGNGNEFVRIRELVKEHEIGEIVVGLPKNMNGSIGFRGEICIEFADKLREELQLPVHLWDERLTTVSAQRVLIEGDVSRKKRKGLVDKMAAALILQNFLDANSKR, encoded by the coding sequence ATGAAGAAGTTAGGTTTGGATTACGGTGACCGAAGAATCGGAGTCGCCACAAGCGATATTTTCGGATGGACTGCGCAATCGCTTGAAGTGATTGAGCGGCGTGGTAACGGCAATGAATTTGTACGTATCCGTGAACTCGTCAAGGAGCACGAAATCGGAGAGATTGTAGTGGGTCTGCCGAAGAATATGAACGGTTCTATAGGCTTCCGTGGTGAGATCTGCATAGAGTTTGCTGACAAGCTGCGGGAGGAATTACAATTGCCCGTACACCTTTGGGATGAGCGTCTGACGACGGTATCCGCACAGCGGGTATTGATTGAAGGGGACGTCAGCCGGAAGAAACGCAAAGGGCTTGTAGATAAAATGGCTGCAGCCCTGATTTTGCAAAATTTTTTGGATGCTAATAGTAAAAGGTGA
- the alaS gene encoding alanine--tRNA ligase, with product MKASEIRSKWLQFFESKGHKIEPSASLVPHNDPSLLWINAGMAPLKAYFDGREVPENPRLANSQKCIRTNDIENVGKTRRHHTFFEMLGNFSIGDYFKEEAITWAWEFLTGKEWIGFDPERISVTVFHEDEEAFKLWNEKVGLPTERIIKLTDDNFWDIGEGPCGPCSEIFYDRGDAYGSDLSDPEMYPGGENERWLEVWNLVFSQFNHNKDGSYTPLPNKNIDTGAGLERFASILQDVDSNFDTDLFQPIIQKTAQLAGITYKDNLEQDIALKVIADHVRTVTFAVGDGVLPSNEGRGYIIRRLLRRAVRYGKTLGLDRPFLHVLTETVGEVMGVYYPSVVENREYIAKIIRTEEERFHETLSDGLAILGEISAKAKADGLSTIAGADAFKLYDTYGFPFDLTEDFASEQGLTVDREGFDASMQEQRERARAARHDGGSMKVQGGVLGELTVKSEFVGYNDSVTESEILAIVLDGILVDVAGEGAECQVILGTTPFYAESGGQVSDTGVLTGGSVTAKVKGLFKAPHGQHVHLVTVEAGELRVGDTVRAEVNRAEREDIVKNHTATHLLHKALKEVLGGHVNQAGSLVEGARLRFDFSHFGAITAEELSDIEQRVNAQIWRGLDVVIESKPIDEAKEMGAMALFGEKYGNIVRVVQVGDYSLELCGGCHVANTAQIGIFKLLSESGIGSGVRRIEAVTGRYAYQFTESQLDLLKQSAGLLKSSLNDVPKRIEALHAQVRELSRENESLQAKLSVTFAAELTGSVKIVGGGTQLLAVSVQAGNMDALRTTVDELKSKLPDAVLVIGAAMDDKVNFVVVVPQELVKKGFHAGKLVKEIAAVCGGGGGGRPDMAQAGGKDASKLAEALTKAEELVAALA from the coding sequence ATGAAAGCAAGTGAAATCCGTTCCAAATGGCTGCAATTTTTTGAAAGTAAAGGTCACAAGATTGAACCCAGCGCGTCGCTCGTTCCCCATAACGATCCTTCGCTGCTCTGGATCAACGCAGGTATGGCACCGCTGAAGGCTTACTTTGACGGCCGGGAGGTTCCAGAGAATCCGCGGCTGGCTAACTCGCAGAAATGTATTCGTACCAATGATATCGAGAACGTCGGCAAGACACGCCGCCACCATACTTTTTTTGAGATGCTGGGCAACTTCTCTATCGGCGATTACTTCAAAGAAGAAGCGATTACCTGGGCTTGGGAATTCCTGACGGGCAAAGAGTGGATTGGCTTCGATCCGGAGCGCATTTCCGTGACTGTGTTTCATGAGGACGAAGAAGCTTTCAAGCTGTGGAATGAAAAAGTAGGCCTACCCACTGAACGTATCATTAAGCTGACAGATGATAATTTCTGGGATATCGGCGAAGGCCCTTGCGGTCCTTGTTCGGAAATCTTCTATGACCGCGGTGATGCCTATGGTAGTGACCTGAGTGATCCGGAAATGTATCCCGGCGGAGAAAATGAGCGTTGGCTCGAAGTATGGAACTTGGTATTCTCACAGTTTAATCATAACAAGGACGGCAGCTATACGCCGCTTCCTAACAAGAACATTGATACGGGTGCTGGTCTGGAACGCTTTGCTTCCATTTTGCAGGATGTGGATTCCAACTTCGACACGGATCTGTTCCAACCTATTATCCAAAAGACCGCTCAGCTCGCTGGCATAACCTATAAAGATAATCTGGAACAGGATATCGCGCTTAAAGTTATCGCTGACCATGTGCGTACGGTTACTTTTGCCGTGGGTGATGGTGTACTTCCTTCTAATGAAGGACGCGGTTATATCATCCGCCGTTTGCTGCGCCGCGCTGTCCGTTACGGCAAGACTTTGGGTCTGGACCGGCCTTTCCTGCATGTGCTTACTGAAACTGTTGGAGAAGTTATGGGCGTCTACTATCCATCTGTAGTGGAGAACCGTGAATATATCGCGAAGATTATCCGGACGGAAGAAGAACGTTTCCATGAGACCTTGTCTGATGGACTGGCTATTCTGGGCGAGATTAGTGCCAAAGCCAAAGCTGATGGACTTAGCACAATCGCTGGTGCCGATGCGTTCAAGCTGTATGATACGTATGGATTTCCGTTCGATCTGACGGAAGACTTTGCTTCTGAACAAGGACTTACGGTAGACCGCGAGGGTTTTGATGCTTCGATGCAAGAGCAACGCGAACGTGCCAGAGCCGCACGCCATGATGGCGGAAGCATGAAGGTACAGGGCGGAGTTCTAGGTGAATTGACGGTTAAAAGCGAATTTGTTGGTTATAATGACTCGGTAACCGAATCGGAAATTTTGGCAATCGTGCTTGACGGTATATTGGTAGATGTCGCTGGCGAAGGTGCAGAGTGCCAAGTCATATTGGGCACAACACCATTCTACGCGGAAAGCGGCGGACAAGTGAGCGATACCGGCGTGCTGACTGGCGGTTCTGTGACCGCTAAGGTGAAGGGGCTGTTCAAAGCTCCACACGGACAGCATGTACACCTGGTAACTGTGGAAGCAGGAGAGTTAAGAGTGGGCGATACCGTCCGCGCTGAGGTGAATCGTGCAGAGCGTGAGGATATCGTGAAGAATCATACCGCGACGCACCTGCTGCACAAAGCACTGAAGGAAGTGCTTGGCGGTCACGTGAATCAGGCCGGTTCTTTAGTAGAAGGCGCACGTTTGCGCTTTGACTTCTCGCATTTCGGTGCCATTACGGCAGAAGAACTGAGTGACATTGAGCAGCGTGTGAATGCACAAATCTGGCGCGGTTTAGATGTTGTTATTGAGAGCAAACCGATTGATGAAGCCAAGGAAATGGGTGCGATGGCGCTCTTTGGTGAAAAATACGGCAACATCGTCCGTGTCGTTCAGGTTGGCGATTACAGCTTGGAATTATGCGGCGGCTGCCATGTCGCAAATACTGCACAGATTGGCATCTTCAAGCTGCTTAGCGAGAGTGGGATAGGCTCCGGTGTGCGCCGGATCGAGGCGGTAACCGGACGTTACGCTTATCAGTTTACAGAAAGCCAGCTTGATCTGCTCAAGCAGTCAGCAGGACTGCTCAAATCGTCGCTGAATGATGTTCCGAAACGGATTGAAGCCTTGCACGCTCAAGTTCGTGAGCTTTCGCGTGAGAATGAATCGCTGCAGGCCAAGCTGAGTGTTACCTTTGCAGCTGAGCTGACAGGAAGCGTGAAGATTGTAGGCGGGGGTACACAACTGCTAGCGGTTTCCGTTCAAGCTGGAAATATGGATGCACTGCGCACTACCGTGGATGAACTGAAATCCAAGCTGCCTGATGCCGTGCTGGTGATAGGCGCAGCTATGGACGATAAAGTGAATTTTGTCGTAGTTGTACCGCAAGAGCTGGTGAAAAAAGGTTTCCACGCGGGCAAACTGGTGAAGGAAATTGCTGCAGTCTGCGGTGGCGGTGGCGGTGGACGCCCGGATATGGCACAGGCTGGTGGCAAGGATGCTTCCAAGCTGGCTGAGGCACTGACTAAAGCTGAAGAACTGGTGGCTGCGCTGGCGTAG
- a CDS encoding MFS transporter: protein MNLGLFRNQNFRLLVIGYSTSFFGTVFLNTALSLYILNVTGSATKYSLVLSLGIIPQILLGLFAGVVVDRADRRMLILLLDIGRGLYLILLFAYSIFYPLGEWLVYATVFLFGICDLFFTPAFVTILPSILEKEDLIDGNSLLTTLTEATKTLAPVLAALIYTVSGIGVVMLVDGLTFLVSVVTTYYMVFTKPLKHLGKVTLYRDVQIGLASVFTRDVRITSLVLNGVLTHIFLHSFVLVGVPYLLINIFKGTAIQFGTVQTMMTAGSICAIVVVTFIKKRFNTSQNIGLGILGMTITVLPYFALGNNHFLQLFSISTLAPVTFFSMVTFAIYLAYNTYAVFFIAFYQKIIPTEMLGRYLSVSSLLYAIGRLLGFKMYGYLLDHVPLVVSIGVLGCGMLLKMLIHIPFMKQDKKLNASETPAESGRSGGGINAKSSAPN, encoded by the coding sequence ATGAACCTGGGTTTGTTCAGAAACCAAAATTTTAGATTGCTTGTCATCGGTTACTCTACTTCGTTTTTTGGTACGGTCTTTCTCAATACGGCACTTTCACTTTACATTTTAAATGTAACAGGTTCAGCTACCAAATATTCACTAGTGTTGTCCCTGGGAATCATTCCTCAAATACTGCTTGGTTTATTTGCAGGCGTTGTTGTGGATAGGGCAGATCGGCGAATGCTTATTCTATTGTTGGATATTGGGCGTGGATTATATTTAATATTACTTTTTGCATATTCAATATTTTATCCGCTTGGGGAATGGCTCGTCTATGCAACTGTTTTCCTGTTTGGAATCTGTGATTTGTTTTTCACTCCTGCCTTTGTCACAATCCTTCCTTCAATCTTAGAAAAAGAAGATTTGATTGATGGCAACTCGCTGCTGACTACCCTAACAGAGGCTACAAAAACTTTGGCACCAGTGCTAGCGGCTCTAATCTATACAGTGAGTGGCATCGGAGTGGTCATGCTGGTTGATGGTTTAACTTTCCTCGTGTCTGTTGTAACCACTTATTACATGGTTTTTACCAAGCCACTTAAACATTTGGGTAAGGTTACTTTATACAGGGATGTGCAAATCGGTTTAGCTTCAGTCTTTACACGTGATGTTCGCATAACTTCACTGGTTCTAAACGGTGTGCTGACACATATTTTCTTACACTCGTTCGTGCTCGTAGGAGTGCCGTACCTATTGATAAATATTTTTAAGGGAACTGCTATACAATTCGGTACTGTCCAGACAATGATGACTGCAGGCTCTATCTGTGCGATTGTGGTTGTAACTTTTATTAAAAAACGCTTTAACACTTCACAAAACATAGGTTTAGGCATACTCGGAATGACAATAACGGTCTTGCCCTATTTCGCGTTAGGCAATAACCATTTTTTGCAGCTATTTTCGATTAGCACGCTCGCACCGGTCACCTTTTTCAGTATGGTCACTTTTGCTATTTATCTTGCCTATAATACTTATGCCGTATTTTTCATTGCCTTCTATCAAAAAATAATCCCAACAGAGATGTTGGGACGTTACCTTTCTGTGTCATCATTGCTCTACGCGATTGGCAGGCTGCTTGGCTTCAAAATGTATGGATATTTGCTCGATCATGTTCCATTAGTTGTTTCTATAGGGGTGCTGGGCTGTGGCATGCTGTTAAAAATGCTGATTCATATTCCCTTTATGAAACAGGATAAAAAGCTCAACGCAAGCGAAACTCCCGCGGAGTCTGGCCGGTCTGGCGGTGGAATAAACGCGAAAAGTAGTGCACCGAACTGA